A genome region from Dolichospermum compactum NIES-806 includes the following:
- a CDS encoding L-threonylcarbamoyladenylate synthase yields MAKIFTIHPDNPQSRRIEEIKLALLGGAIMLYPTDTVYAIGCDLNAKSAVERVRQIKQLANDKPLTFLCPSLSNVATYAFVSDTAYRLMKRLIPGPYTFLLPATKLVPRLVQNPKRKTTGIRVPNHNVCLALMEALGNPIISTSAHVRANDEDQEIVGNGKQPMLSRVDLYDHLDKLVDIIIDTAEEPTYQVSTILDLTDEEPVIIRRGLGWEAVATWV; encoded by the coding sequence ATGGCCAAAATATTCACCATTCATCCTGATAATCCTCAAAGCCGCCGAATAGAGGAAATAAAGTTAGCGCTATTAGGTGGCGCTATCATGCTCTACCCTACAGATACAGTTTATGCAATTGGTTGTGACTTGAATGCCAAGTCGGCGGTGGAAAGAGTGCGGCAAATCAAACAGTTAGCAAATGATAAACCACTGACATTTTTATGTCCCTCACTCTCCAATGTGGCGACTTATGCCTTCGTAAGTGATACAGCCTACCGACTAATGAAGCGGTTAATACCAGGACCCTACACATTTTTGCTCCCTGCTACCAAATTAGTACCGCGACTAGTACAAAATCCCAAACGCAAAACCACAGGAATTCGAGTGCCAAATCATAACGTTTGCTTGGCACTAATGGAAGCGTTAGGAAACCCAATTATTTCTACTTCAGCTCATGTTAGAGCAAATGATGAAGACCAGGAAATAGTTGGAAACGGAAAACAGCCAATGTTGTCACGGGTAGATTTATATGACCATTTGGATAAATTGGTAGATATCATTATCGACACTGCCGAAGAACCTACATATCAAGTGTCTACCATTTTAGATTTGACCGATGAAGAACCAGTTATTATTCGGAGAGGTTTGGGTTGGGAAGCTGTAGCTACTTGGGTTTAA
- a CDS encoding TldD/PmbA family protein: MLTNTLLLSNQLPSLQYLSTTERFDDTWEAPLATLLGLGRAAGADFVEYFLERRNYISCLAEEDTITSISPSLATGAGVRVFRGKADCYVSTNNLTFAGLKAALEKALSILGLQLPGPTGFIPEINLELLRDYATKRGKDGWLPLCSSIREMGEVLLDGTAQLNKKATHVQSRRASYFRDWQEVLVAASDGTFARDIRLTQSVGFNLLCADGANRASIGERAGNTSDANFLRTWDYQQASEQIAESAGKMLYADYVESGTYPIIMANHFGGVIFHEACGHLLETTQIEHKTTPFADKKGEKIAHESLTAWDEGRTDNAFGTIDMDDEGMPAQRTLLIEKGILKNFLADRTGSVRTGHPRTGSGRRQNYTFAAASRMRNTYIDCGEHTTEDLFASVDKGIYCKKMGGGSVGATGQFNFSVDEAYLIENGKITKPLKGATLIGEAKEIMNKISLCSQDLELAPGFCGSVSGSIYTTVGQPHIKVDSITVGGR; encoded by the coding sequence ATGCTTACAAATACCCTACTTCTCTCAAATCAACTTCCCAGTTTACAATATTTATCCACCACAGAACGCTTCGATGACACTTGGGAAGCCCCTCTGGCAACCCTTTTAGGACTGGGACGCGCTGCCGGAGCAGATTTTGTAGAATACTTCTTAGAACGCCGCAACTACATCAGTTGTTTAGCCGAGGAAGATACCATTACCAGCATTTCCCCCAGTTTAGCTACTGGTGCGGGAGTGCGGGTATTTCGCGGCAAAGCTGACTGCTACGTTAGCACCAATAACCTCACATTTGCTGGTTTAAAAGCTGCTTTAGAAAAAGCTCTTTCTATCTTAGGCTTACAACTACCCGGACCCACTGGTTTCATCCCTGAAATCAACCTAGAATTACTCAGAGACTACGCCACAAAACGCGGTAAAGACGGGTGGCTGCCCTTGTGCAGTTCTATCCGCGAAATGGGAGAAGTCCTCCTTGATGGTACAGCCCAACTTAACAAAAAAGCTACCCACGTCCAATCTCGCCGCGCTTCCTACTTCCGTGATTGGCAAGAAGTATTAGTTGCTGCCAGTGACGGTACATTTGCCCGTGATATCCGCCTTACCCAATCCGTTGGGTTTAACCTACTTTGTGCTGATGGCGCTAACCGTGCCTCCATTGGTGAACGGGCTGGTAACACCAGTGACGCTAACTTCCTGAGAACCTGGGATTATCAACAAGCCTCCGAACAAATCGCCGAATCAGCCGGTAAAATGCTTTATGCAGATTACGTGGAATCAGGAACTTACCCCATTATCATGGCCAATCATTTTGGCGGTGTAATTTTCCATGAAGCCTGTGGACACCTTTTAGAAACCACTCAAATTGAACACAAAACCACACCATTTGCCGATAAAAAAGGTGAGAAAATCGCCCATGAAAGCCTGACTGCTTGGGATGAAGGACGCACTGATAACGCCTTTGGGACTATTGATATGGACGATGAAGGAATGCCCGCCCAAAGAACATTATTAATTGAAAAAGGCATTCTCAAAAACTTCCTAGCTGATAGAACCGGTTCAGTGCGGACAGGACACCCCAGAACAGGCAGTGGCCGCCGTCAAAATTACACATTTGCTGCCGCTAGTCGGATGCGAAATACATATATTGATTGTGGTGAACACACAACAGAAGACCTATTTGCCTCCGTTGATAAAGGTATTTACTGTAAAAAAATGGGCGGCGGCAGTGTCGGCGCAACAGGTCAATTTAACTTTAGCGTTGATGAAGCTTATTTAATAGAAAATGGCAAAATTACCAAACCATTAAAAGGTGCTACCCTCATCGGAGAAGCCAAGGAAATCATGAATAAAATTTCCCTATGTTCTCAAGATTTAGAACTAGCTCCCGGCTTCTGTGGTTCAGTCAGCGGCAGCATTTACACCACAGTTGGACAACCCCATATTAAAGTTGATTCTATTACTGTTGGTGGTAGATAA
- a CDS encoding phage holin family protein yields the protein MLSYFFIALATALSLLIVDLVVPGVDIANFPAALIAAVVIGLINSGVKPTINILSLPLTYLTLGGFSLIVNGLCFWLASVLVPGFQVQGLIAFIIGPVVLSLANTFLSKYFAEKGFELQDSQ from the coding sequence ATGTTGTCATATTTTTTCATCGCACTCGCTACAGCTTTAAGTTTGCTGATTGTTGATTTAGTTGTTCCCGGTGTAGATATTGCTAATTTTCCGGCAGCTTTAATTGCTGCTGTTGTGATTGGTTTAATTAATAGTGGAGTTAAACCAACCATTAATATCTTGTCTTTACCTTTGACATATCTCACATTAGGTGGATTTTCCCTAATTGTTAATGGACTCTGCTTTTGGTTAGCATCAGTTTTAGTTCCAGGTTTTCAAGTTCAAGGATTAATTGCTTTTATTATCGGTCCTGTAGTTCTTTCTTTAGCTAATACCTTTCTCAGTAAATACTTCGCAGAAAAAGGCTTTGAATTACAAGATAGTCAATAA
- a CDS encoding fascin domain-containing protein translates to MSFEIQKLQKPYLIMSLISSIGRIVVNSDECTLNNTGFQQSPDADKFAINVAKYFVGEGKGKFHALSNHFGLVESSLEKTLTQAGHTWSKGTNITIDLPTLSKYDGIFLAGNPVNNQVLIQYVKNGGKVYLAAGTGLGGSQAEADRWNTFLGEFGLKFAGLYNGIVRNLSPNQSHPLFAGVKSLYFNSGNSITDLKPESSLNQIIQTHISGQGLIATAEFNPTGLLSTGNKIKLKSWKGDYLHRPDSDQGVTSWNTGVGNEWTVEVIADNKIKLKSWKGDYLHRPDSDQGVTTWHTGVGNEWTVEAIAGIKIKLKSWKGDYLHRPDSQQGVTSWSTGVGNEWEVELV, encoded by the coding sequence TTGAGTTTTGAAATACAAAAATTGCAGAAGCCCTATTTAATTATGAGTTTGATATCAAGCATAGGCAGGATTGTCGTTAATTCAGACGAATGTACGCTAAATAATACAGGTTTCCAACAGTCACCTGATGCAGACAAATTCGCCATCAATGTTGCTAAATACTTTGTTGGGGAAGGAAAAGGCAAATTTCATGCACTTTCCAATCACTTCGGTTTAGTTGAATCTTCTTTAGAGAAAACTTTGACCCAAGCTGGTCATACTTGGAGCAAAGGGACAAATATCACGATTGATTTACCAACTCTTTCTAAATACGATGGCATTTTTCTCGCTGGTAATCCTGTAAATAACCAAGTCTTAATTCAATACGTTAAGAACGGTGGCAAAGTTTATCTTGCTGCTGGCACAGGTTTGGGAGGATCACAAGCGGAAGCCGACCGTTGGAACACTTTCTTAGGGGAATTTGGTCTGAAGTTCGCAGGATTATACAACGGGATTGTACGTAATTTATCTCCCAATCAATCTCACCCTCTATTTGCCGGAGTAAAAAGCCTTTATTTCAATAGTGGTAACTCCATCACTGATTTAAAACCAGAGTCTTCACTGAATCAGATTATCCAAACTCACATCAGTGGACAAGGGTTAATTGCTACGGCTGAATTTAACCCAACTGGACTTCTATCCACAGGTAACAAGATCAAATTGAAATCATGGAAAGGTGATTACCTACATCGCCCTGATTCTGACCAGGGGGTTACTAGTTGGAATACGGGTGTTGGCAATGAGTGGACGGTTGAAGTGATCGCTGATAACAAGATCAAACTAAAATCATGGAAAGGTGATTATCTACATCGTCCTGATTCCGATCAAGGTGTTACCACCTGGCATACTGGTGTTGGTAACGAGTGGACAGTTGAAGCCATCGCAGGTATCAAGATCAAATTGAAATCATGGAAGGGTGATTACCTGCATCGTCCTGATTCCCAACAAGGCGTTACCTCTTGGAGTACTGGTGTTGGTAACGAATGGGAAGTTGAACTGGTGTAG
- the larC gene encoding nickel pincer cofactor biosynthesis protein LarC — MNKIAYLQCPTGVSGDMCLGALVSLGVPVEYLIEQLNGLGIEKEYRLRAELVHRQGQQATKVDVDLVSHHHHHHSHNEHDHHHTRHLPEIEEMIVKGSLPVRAEAWSLAVFRRLAVAEGAVHGIAPEKVHFHEVGAVDAIVDIVGTCLGLDWLGIDSDRQGLPLLYCSGFPTGGGTVHAAHGRMAVPVPAVLKLWEMRGCPVYSNGIDRELVTPTGAAIATTLVQDFGSPPPMTIKQVGLGAGSLDLPIPNILRLWYGENESLQTDNSNLAEYSPNLETITVLESQIDDLNPQVFGYIFEALFAAGALDVFTQPIGMKKSRTGILLTVICHPEKLASCENILFRETSTLGIRRTTQNRSTLQREMQNVDTIYGTISVKVAWTGTATEKVITNVQPEYEDCAELARQHNIPWREIHQLALQSWYLQNQN; from the coding sequence ATGAATAAAATTGCTTATCTTCAATGTCCAACAGGGGTTTCTGGTGATATGTGTTTGGGAGCATTGGTTAGTCTGGGTGTGCCTGTCGAGTATTTGATAGAACAACTTAATGGCTTGGGAATTGAGAAAGAATACCGATTGCGGGCGGAATTGGTTCACCGTCAAGGTCAACAAGCGACTAAGGTTGATGTGGATTTGGTTTCTCATCATCACCATCATCATTCTCACAATGAACATGATCACCACCACACCCGTCATTTGCCAGAAATAGAGGAGATGATTGTTAAGGGGAGTTTGCCAGTGCGGGCGGAAGCTTGGAGTTTAGCTGTTTTCCGCCGATTGGCAGTGGCAGAGGGGGCTGTTCATGGCATCGCACCGGAAAAAGTTCATTTTCATGAAGTGGGTGCTGTGGATGCGATTGTGGATATTGTTGGTACTTGTTTAGGGTTGGATTGGTTGGGTATTGATAGCGATCGCCAGGGGTTGCCTTTGCTATACTGTTCTGGATTTCCAACTGGAGGTGGCACTGTTCATGCGGCACATGGAAGAATGGCTGTACCAGTACCAGCGGTGTTAAAGTTGTGGGAAATGCGAGGTTGTCCAGTTTATAGCAATGGTATTGACAGAGAATTGGTAACACCAACGGGGGCGGCGATCGCTACTACGTTAGTACAAGATTTTGGTTCACCGCCACCAATGACTATCAAACAGGTAGGATTAGGGGCGGGTTCTCTAGATTTACCCATTCCTAATATACTACGGCTCTGGTACGGCGAAAATGAATCTTTACAGACTGATAACTCTAATTTAGCGGAATATTCCCCAAATTTAGAAACGATTACTGTCCTAGAAAGTCAAATAGATGATTTAAATCCTCAAGTATTCGGTTATATATTTGAGGCTTTATTTGCTGCTGGTGCGCTGGATGTTTTTACCCAACCGATAGGAATGAAAAAGTCGCGTACCGGAATTTTATTAACTGTAATTTGTCATCCTGAAAAGTTAGCTAGTTGTGAAAATATATTATTTCGAGAAACTAGCACTTTAGGCATTCGTCGTACTACTCAAAATCGTTCAACTTTACAACGGGAAATGCAAAATGTAGACACTATTTATGGGACAATATCGGTAAAAGTGGCATGGACAGGAACAGCTACGGAAAAGGTAATTACTAATGTGCAGCCAGAATATGAAGATTGTGCAGAATTAGCACGACAACATAATATTCCTTGGCGAGAAATTCATCAATTGGCATTACAAAGTTGGTATTTACAAAATCAAAATTAA
- a CDS encoding lysylphosphatidylglycerol synthase domain-containing protein: protein MKKIIRCLILGGTLFFLLKALKDNWLEVSAIRINITGWLILVTATSVTLLAHIWAGWIWTWVLRELNQSVSAIEFIQVYLKTNIAKYLPGNVWHYYGRIIAAKNANIPTNIATLSVLLEPLLMLAAALIIIVLFGSQLIVNNLNYNLIILQFLALIIVLCILHPRFLNPVMQLLDRWKNKKSAGENQLIDIFIINRYPVKLLLGELVFLGLRAAGFILTIMALTSLTWAQIPLLVGAFSCAWVLGLVVPGAPGGLGIFETTAMLLLQYHFPAALVISAIALYRLISILAETTGAAIASLHQRINHKKIPS from the coding sequence ATGAAGAAAATTATTCGTTGTTTGATTTTGGGTGGTACGCTGTTTTTTCTGCTGAAAGCATTAAAAGATAATTGGTTAGAAGTTAGTGCTATTCGGATTAATATTACCGGATGGTTAATATTAGTAACTGCTACAAGTGTAACTTTATTGGCTCATATTTGGGCAGGTTGGATTTGGACTTGGGTACTCAGGGAGTTAAATCAATCTGTATCTGCTATTGAGTTTATCCAAGTTTATTTAAAAACGAATATTGCTAAATATTTACCTGGGAATGTTTGGCATTATTATGGGCGAATTATAGCGGCTAAAAATGCTAATATTCCTACGAATATTGCTACTTTAAGTGTTTTATTAGAACCACTATTAATGTTAGCAGCAGCTTTAATTATTATTGTTTTATTTGGCAGTCAACTTATTGTTAATAATCTGAATTATAATTTAATTATTCTCCAATTTTTAGCTTTAATAATTGTCTTATGTATACTTCATCCCCGATTTTTAAACCCAGTTATGCAACTTTTAGATCGTTGGAAAAATAAAAAATCTGCTGGAGAAAATCAGCTAATTGATATTTTTATAATTAACCGCTATCCGGTGAAACTATTATTAGGAGAATTAGTTTTTTTAGGGTTGCGGGCTGCTGGATTTATATTAACTATAATGGCGTTAACTTCTTTAACTTGGGCGCAAATACCCTTATTAGTGGGGGCTTTTAGTTGTGCTTGGGTATTAGGGTTAGTTGTTCCTGGTGCGCCTGGTGGTTTAGGCATATTTGAAACCACAGCCATGTTACTGTTACAATATCATTTTCCGGCGGCTTTGGTGATTAGTGCGATCGCACTTTATCGTCTCATTAGTATCTTAGCAGAAACCACAGGAGCAGCCATAGCTTCCTTACATCAAAGAATTAACCATAAGAAAATTCCTTCTTAA
- a CDS encoding YqaE/Pmp3 family membrane protein, with product MNLLRILIGLFLPPLGVFLTVGFGPTLLINILLTLLGWLPGSIHAVWVIVKHEENINREEGTY from the coding sequence ATGAACTTACTGCGTATACTTATCGGTTTATTTCTACCCCCCTTGGGGGTTTTTCTCACCGTTGGATTTGGTCCAACTTTGTTAATTAACATTTTGCTGACTCTGCTTGGTTGGCTTCCTGGTAGCATTCATGCAGTTTGGGTAATTGTCAAGCATGAAGAAAATATTAATAGAGAGGAAGGTACTTATTAA
- a CDS encoding Tex family protein, with protein MLNISQLLASELQLKPQQVQNALELLAEGATIPFIARYRKERTDEMDEVQLRDLQDRHNYLTELEERKKVIVSAIAQQDKLTPELQAKITSCLQKTELEDLYLPYRPKRRTRATIAREKGLEALGTFIKSLNVKNGISASLEAESAKYISETLGVKSADEALKGASDILAEEVADKAELRAYIREYLLENGLFVSRIKDEHPEGTTKFEMYRNYQIKVKNIAPHNLLALCRGEDEKILSFEVAFDEDFVLGYLESQEIKTKVRNVREFYQVMLKDSFNRLIKTSLISEVTNEKKTYADIESIKTFETNLRELLLSAPAGMKPTMAIDPGFRTGCKVAILDETGQFLEYQAVFPHQAAEQRQKAAQTIKKLLEKYQIQLIAIGNGTASRETEEFVAEILPNIAHKPVKVMVNESGASIYSASDVAREEFPDLDITVRGAISIGRRLQDPLAELVKIDPKSIGVGQYQHDVDQKLLKKKLDETVESCVNYVGVDLNTASKELLTFVSGITPTIANNIIAYRNQNGAFKNRRQLLKVAKLGPKAFEQAAGFLRIRGGENPLDNTAVHPESYSLVQSIAADLGVSLNQVTQVAEKLKEANIKKYVTDTIGEPTLRDILSELEKPGRDPRAEFKYATFKEGIKEIKDLTVGMQLEGIITNVANFGAFVDIGVHQDGLVHISQLADRFVDDPKKIVKVGQVVKIQVLEINEKLKRISLSMKGIKQ; from the coding sequence ATGTTGAACATTTCCCAACTCCTCGCAAGTGAACTACAACTTAAACCCCAGCAGGTACAAAACGCGCTGGAACTTTTAGCAGAAGGGGCAACAATTCCCTTTATTGCGCGTTATCGTAAAGAACGAACAGATGAAATGGATGAAGTCCAATTACGGGATTTACAAGATAGGCATAATTACTTAACGGAGTTAGAAGAAAGAAAAAAAGTAATTGTGAGTGCGATCGCTCAACAAGATAAACTTACCCCAGAACTACAAGCAAAAATAACATCCTGTCTCCAAAAAACCGAACTAGAGGATTTATATTTACCCTATCGTCCCAAACGTCGAACTCGTGCTACTATTGCTAGGGAAAAAGGTCTAGAAGCGCTCGGAACATTTATTAAATCCCTGAATGTTAAAAATGGCATTTCTGCATCCTTAGAAGCAGAATCAGCAAAATATATTTCGGAAACTTTAGGAGTAAAAAGCGCAGATGAAGCTTTAAAAGGTGCATCTGATATTTTAGCAGAAGAAGTAGCAGATAAAGCAGAATTACGCGCATATATCCGCGAATATCTTTTAGAAAATGGGCTGTTTGTTTCTCGGATTAAAGACGAACATCCCGAAGGGACAACCAAATTTGAAATGTACCGCAATTATCAAATTAAAGTCAAAAACATCGCCCCTCATAATCTGTTAGCTTTATGTCGAGGAGAAGATGAAAAGATATTAAGTTTTGAAGTAGCTTTCGACGAAGATTTTGTCTTGGGTTATTTGGAATCCCAAGAAATAAAAACTAAAGTTCGTAACGTGCGCGAATTTTATCAAGTCATGTTAAAAGATAGTTTTAACCGCTTGATAAAAACTTCCTTAATTAGCGAAGTAACAAACGAGAAAAAAACATACGCTGACATAGAATCAATCAAAACCTTTGAAACAAATTTACGAGAATTGCTGTTATCAGCACCAGCGGGAATGAAACCGACAATGGCTATAGATCCAGGTTTTAGAACCGGGTGTAAAGTCGCCATATTAGATGAAACAGGGCAATTTTTAGAATATCAAGCTGTGTTTCCTCACCAAGCAGCAGAACAACGCCAAAAAGCCGCCCAAACTATTAAAAAACTCCTGGAAAAATACCAAATTCAATTAATAGCTATTGGTAACGGTACAGCGTCACGAGAAACAGAAGAATTTGTTGCAGAAATATTACCAAATATAGCCCATAAACCAGTTAAAGTTATGGTAAATGAATCTGGTGCATCTATATATTCTGCCAGCGACGTAGCTAGAGAAGAATTTCCTGATTTAGATATTACTGTGCGAGGTGCAATTAGTATTGGGAGGAGATTACAAGATCCTTTAGCAGAATTAGTCAAAATAGATCCTAAATCAATTGGTGTCGGACAATATCAACATGACGTTGATCAAAAATTACTAAAAAAGAAATTAGATGAAACCGTCGAAAGTTGCGTTAACTATGTGGGTGTAGATTTAAATACTGCTTCTAAAGAACTGCTGACATTTGTTTCAGGAATTACCCCAACCATAGCTAATAATATTATTGCCTATCGTAACCAAAATGGAGCATTTAAAAATCGTCGTCAACTTTTGAAAGTAGCCAAATTAGGACCAAAAGCCTTTGAACAAGCAGCAGGTTTTTTAAGAATTCGTGGTGGTGAAAATCCCTTAGATAATACCGCAGTTCATCCAGAAAGTTACTCCTTAGTGCAATCTATCGCGGCTGATTTAGGAGTATCCCTAAATCAAGTTACACAAGTTGCAGAAAAACTCAAAGAAGCCAACATCAAAAAATACGTTACTGACACCATTGGAGAACCAACCCTGCGCGACATTCTCAGCGAATTAGAAAAACCAGGCAGAGATCCTCGTGCTGAATTTAAATATGCTACCTTTAAAGAAGGAATCAAAGAAATTAAAGATTTAACTGTAGGAATGCAACTAGAAGGAATTATTACCAACGTTGCTAACTTCGGTGCTTTCGTCGATATTGGAGTCCATCAAGATGGTTTAGTGCATATTTCCCAACTTGCTGATAGATTTGTAGATGATCCGAAAAAAATCGTCAAAGTTGGACAAGTCGTTAAAATACAGGTTTTAGAAATCAACGAAAAACTCAAACGCATAAGTTTATCAATGAAAGGAATCAAACAATAA
- a CDS encoding histidine kinase: protein MTTNKNLKEQIQIDLRQAKETGQLKAERIREIVKSAVSQVGSEFQEGSHELRNLVNDAVSTVIDNLQEKGSEVKEGVVASIEGAMEAINLKKHSDIVKTQAEIKQLQAQLDREEEELQAEIEGILTKIVETSQDKSADTKIAIDSAIDSIKDSEEVGLLKKRYAQLQAQSAIIRANLSARYSGSDQEVQDYLNEAKQWCDKSHPKAESITAQVKESYSLLEKKLTDAGAVIAKKERQLKQTLRELLLATADLFKDKDIRA from the coding sequence ATGACCACGAATAAGAACCTTAAAGAACAAATTCAAATAGATTTACGTCAAGCTAAAGAAACAGGACAATTAAAAGCTGAACGCATTCGGGAAATTGTCAAATCTGCTGTTTCTCAAGTAGGTTCTGAGTTTCAAGAAGGTTCTCATGAACTACGTAATTTAGTTAATGATGCTGTGTCTACTGTCATTGATAATTTACAAGAAAAAGGTAGTGAAGTTAAAGAAGGAGTGGTAGCTTCAATTGAAGGAGCTATGGAAGCGATAAATCTGAAAAAACATTCAGATATTGTCAAAACTCAAGCCGAAATTAAGCAATTACAAGCTCAATTGGATAGGGAAGAAGAAGAACTACAAGCAGAAATTGAAGGAATTTTAACGAAGATAGTTGAAACAAGTCAAGATAAATCCGCAGACACAAAAATTGCCATTGATTCCGCTATTGATTCTATCAAAGATAGTGAAGAAGTGGGATTATTAAAGAAACGCTATGCACAATTACAAGCGCAATCAGCAATTATCAGAGCCAATTTATCGGCACGTTATAGTGGAAGTGATCAAGAAGTACAGGATTATTTAAATGAAGCAAAACAATGGTGTGATAAATCCCATCCTAAAGCCGAATCTATTACAGCACAAGTAAAAGAAAGTTACTCACTGCTAGAAAAAAAATTGACAGATGCAGGTGCAGTTATAGCGAAAAAAGAACGTCAATTAAAACAAACTTTGCGTGAATTACTTTTAGCAACGGCTGATTTATTCAAAGATAAAGATATTCGTGCTTAA
- a CDS encoding TldD/PmbA family protein, protein MPKIQEIATYAQENAAKLGIKKFDIYGSTVDDTSVQVDQGEPKQVKASNRSGVTVRVWNEENTMGVTSTTDVDAKGLELALKTAYEASFFGVKENVPDFSPEATIPIPNKHQEKALQSPVSELIEKLLVAEKELLATHPAITSVPYNGLAQRDIDRFYLNSDGAVRTESHSLASIYLYSKTEEEGKKPRSGSAYRVKESVADLDIAGCIKETAQKTISHLHYEKIKTGKYQVVFSPEAFLSLLGAFSNLFNAQSILDNQSLSKTDDIGKELASPLLSVYDDALHPANIGAESFDGEGTPTRQIKLIEKGILTSFLHSAGTAKRLNAQPTGNASIGAKVSVSPNFYHVFAAGTPEQELNLETAENVILIDDLQALHAGVKALQGSFSLPFDGWLVNKGEKTSIESATVAGDFLELLKSIIYVEKEVELTPAGVAPRVWVSELSITGD, encoded by the coding sequence ATGCCGAAAATCCAAGAAATCGCAACCTACGCTCAAGAAAATGCTGCTAAACTGGGCATTAAAAAGTTTGATATTTACGGCTCAACTGTAGATGATACCAGTGTTCAAGTTGACCAAGGTGAACCTAAACAAGTTAAAGCTTCCAATCGTTCTGGGGTAACAGTTCGGGTTTGGAATGAAGAAAATACAATGGGTGTTACCAGCACCACAGATGTAGATGCTAAAGGATTAGAATTAGCCTTGAAAACTGCTTACGAAGCCAGCTTTTTTGGTGTGAAAGAAAATGTTCCTGATTTTAGTCCAGAAGCTACTATTCCTATCCCTAATAAACATCAAGAAAAAGCATTGCAATCACCTGTTTCTGAACTGATAGAAAAGCTATTAGTAGCAGAAAAAGAATTACTAGCAACCCATCCTGCTATTACAAGTGTGCCTTATAATGGGTTAGCACAAAGGGATATTGACAGATTTTATCTCAATAGTGATGGTGCTGTGAGAACTGAATCTCATTCCTTAGCTTCTATTTATTTGTACAGCAAAACTGAAGAAGAAGGTAAGAAACCCCGCAGTGGTAGTGCTTATCGAGTTAAGGAAAGTGTAGCTGATTTAGATATTGCTGGTTGTATCAAAGAAACTGCCCAGAAAACTATCAGTCATTTGCATTATGAAAAAATCAAAACTGGTAAATATCAAGTAGTTTTCTCTCCTGAAGCTTTTTTAAGTTTATTGGGGGCTTTTTCTAATTTATTTAACGCCCAAAGTATTCTTGATAATCAAAGTTTATCGAAAACTGATGATATTGGTAAAGAACTAGCTTCACCTTTACTTTCAGTTTATGATGATGCTTTACACCCTGCTAATATTGGTGCAGAAAGTTTTGATGGTGAGGGTACTCCTACCCGGCAGATTAAGTTAATAGAAAAGGGTATTTTAACCAGCTTTCTGCATAGTGCGGGAACTGCTAAACGGTTAAATGCTCAACCTACAGGTAATGCGAGTATTGGCGCAAAAGTTAGCGTTAGTCCTAATTTTTATCATGTTTTTGCCGCCGGAACTCCTGAACAGGAATTGAATTTGGAAACTGCGGAAAATGTGATTTTAATTGATGACTTACAAGCTCTCCATGCGGGTGTTAAGGCTTTACAAGGTTCTTTTTCTTTGCCTTTTGATGGTTGGTTAGTCAACAAAGGTGAGAAAACCAGTATTGAGTCTGCAACGGTAGCTGGGGATTTCTTGGAACTTTTGAAATCAATTATTTATGTCGAGAAAGAGGTGGAATTAACACCAGCAGGAGTTGCTCCCAGGGTTTGGGTGAGTGAACTTTCTATTACTGGAGATTAA